The sequence GGCGGGTGGGCGTTTTTGCCGGTGGATCCGGTGTTGCCGTTGGTGCGGGTGCGGGAGATGTTGGTGGATTCGGGTGTGGTGGTGGGTTGTCGGTGTCGGGTGTGTGGTGCCGGAGGGGTGGAGTGGTTGTGGCTCGATGATGTGGGTGTGGTGGAGGGGTGTCGGGGGTGTGGTGTCGGATGGGATCGGGTGCGGCCGTTGAGGGCGGGGTGTGCGGCGTATGTGATGTATACGTCGGGGTCGACGGGGCGGCCGAAGGGGGTGGTGGTGACGCATGAGGGTTTGGCGAATTTGGCTGTGGAGGAGCGGGTTCGGTTCGGGGTGTCGTCGGGTTCGCGGGTGTCGCAGGTGTCGTCGCCGAGTTTTGATGCGGTGGTGTACGAGTGGTTGATGGCGTTTTCGGTGGGGCGCGGTTGGTGGTGGCGCCGCCGGGGTGTTCGGGGTGTGGGTTGGTGGAGTTGTTGGACGGGGAGGGGGTGTCGCATTGTTTTGTGACGCCGTCGGTGTTGGCGACGTTGGGGTCGGGTGTGGGTTGGGGTCGGTGCGGGTGTTGGTGGTGGCGGGGAGGTGTGTGCGCCGGAGTTGGTGGCGCGGTGGGCGCCGGGTCGGGAGTTTTTCAATGCGTATGGGCCGACGGAGGTGACGGTGCAGGCGACGGTGGGTGGGCCGTTGGTGGCGGGGGTGTGGTGTCGGTGGGTGGTCCGGGGGTGGGGTGGAGGTGGTGGTGTTGGACGGGTGGTTGCGTCCGGTGCCGGTGGGGGTGGGGGTGAGTTGTATGTGCGGGGTCGGGTGTGGCGCGGGGTATCGGGTCGGGCGGGTTTGACGGCGGTGTCGTTTGTGGCGAATCCGTTTTCGGGTGTGGGGTCGCGGGTGTATCGGACGGGGATGTGGTGCGGTGGGTTGAGGTGGGGTGTTGGAGTTTGTGGGCGGGTGATGGGCAGGTGAAGGTGCGGGGTCAGCGGGTGGAGTTGGGGAGGTGGAGGCGGTGTTGGTGCGGTGTCCGGGGGTGGCTCGGGCGGCGGCGGTGGTGCGGGAGGGGGGTCGGTTGGTGGGGTATGTGGTGCCGGAGGTGGGGGTGCGGGTGGATCCGGATGTGGTGGTGGAGTGGGTGGCGGGGGTGGTGCCGGGGTGGGTGGTGCCGTCGGTGGTGGTGGTTGTGGGGGAGTTGCCGGTGACGGTGAGTGGGAAGCTCGACCGCACAGCACTACCCGAACCGGAACTTGTGCACCGACCCCAGCGGCCCGCGCGCACCGCAGCCGAAGAGACGTTGGCATCGGTCTTCGCGGAAGTACTCGGAATCGAACGGGTGGGGTACGACGACTCGTTCTTCGCGTTGGGCGGCGACAGCATCCTGTCGATCCGGCTGGTGTCGCGGGCCAAGGCCCGAGGACTGGTGTTCACCCCGCAACAGGTGTTCGAGCACCGAACGGTGGCTGCGCTGGCAGCACAATCGGAC comes from Rhodococcus oxybenzonivorans and encodes:
- a CDS encoding AMP-binding protein, with the translated sequence MSYGELDELSSRWARVLIGRGVGPESVVAVVVGRSVELVVGCGRWRRRVGVFAGGSGVAVGAGAGDVGGFGCGGGLSVSGVWCRRGGVVVAR
- a CDS encoding AMP-binding protein, which produces MLVDSGVVVGCRCRVCGAGGVEWLWLDDVGVVEGCRGCGVGWDRVRPLRAGCAAYVMYTSGSTGRPKGVVVTHEGLANLAVEERVRFGVSSGSRVSQVSSPSFDAVVYEWLMAFSVGRGWWWRRRGVRGVGWWSCWTGRGCRIVL